ATCTGCCCTTCACGGCCCCGCACTGGCCCCTGCAGGCGCCGGCCGACCTGGTCGCCAAGTACAAGGGCGTCTACGACGACGGACCGAGCGCGCTGCGGGCCCGGAGGCTCGAGAGGTTGGTCGAGTTGGGGATCGTCAAGGCCGGAACGGAACCGGCGCCGATGGTCGGCCGCAAGATCCGGGTTTGGGACGAGTTGTCGGCGCAGGAAAAGGCCGAATCTGCCAAAAAGATGGAAGTGTATGCTGCCATGGTCGACGGCATGGACGCGGCCATCGGAACGGTGCTCGACCAGCTCGAGGCCGATGGCGAATTGGACAATACGTTTGTTTTGTTCATGAGCGACAACGGGGCCGAGGGCGCGATGCTCGAGGCGCTGCCGATGATGGGTGGGGGGAAGAGCTTTGCGCAGATCCTGGACACGTATTACGATAACCGGCTGGAAAACATGGGCAACAAGGACAGCTACATTTGGTACGGCCCAGAATGGGCTTGCGCGAGCATGGCGCCGAGCAGAGGGTTCAAAACGTGGATTACAGGAGGCGGCATCCGCTGTCCCTGTATCGTGCGGTACCCAGGATCCGGCCGGGGGCAGGCGCAGAGCAGAGAAAAATCGCAGCCGACCCCCACGACGGACTCGTTCGCTACCGTCATGGATATCTTTCCAACACTGTGCGAGCTGGCGGGCGTCCCCCTGCCCGAAAAGACGTTCCGCAGCCGAGAGGTCGTGCCGGTAAGGGGTTCCTCGTGGGTGCCGCACCTTTCAGGTGCGACGGGCAGCTTCCACGACGAGGAGCAGCACATCACCGGGTGGGAGTTGTTTGGACAGCGGGCGATTCGACAGGGACCGTGGAAAGCAGTGTGGATGACGGAGCCGAGAGGAAAGGAGAAGTGGGAACTGTACAACGTCGAGCGGGACCCAGGGGAGCTTCACGATGCTGCGGAGTCGGAGCCGGAGTTGCTGGAAAAGATGATTGAGCACTGGGAGACGTACCTCGCCGAGACGGGGCTGTATGATCCAGGCGTCACATCTGCGTTTACGAAGCTGTGAGCTCCCGGGTGTCAGCAAGCAAGGTAGTCGAAACGTACAAAGTAGGTAATACAGGGCACGTGGTTGCCGATCCGAATCATACACCAATGACAACCCTCCATGGTGACTGCGGCTCCCTCGCCGCATCCATAGAATGCCTCACTCCCCCGTCGTCACCAGCCCAACCCCCGGGCGGCGGCATCCCCAGCCTCGCGCACACGTCGGTGGTCATGCGCCTCAGCAGGACGCACATGCGCCAACGCTCCTCGGACTCGCGTGCCCAGCGCGCCAGGCTGTTGTGCGACATGAGGCACAGCACGACCCAGTCCTCTGGCGGCCGGATCCCGCGCTGCTGCTCGGGCGCTcccccggcggcggccgcgCAGGCCAGGATGGTCAGGCAGATGCTGAACATGCGGCGGCCCATGGGCCAGGAGCCGCCGTGGCGCTGGTGGAACCAGACGTCGCGGATgtagccgccgccgacggcgaGGCAGCGGCGCGCGACGTCGAGGGCGGCTCGCGGGATGACGTAGCCCGCGGGGCTGTGCAGGACAAAGTAGACGAGCGGGTTGGAGATGACAAAGAACCACATGTCGAGCCGGGCCGTCATGAGCGTGGTGGCCTCGCGCACGAAGCGTCGGTTCGGGTCCCTCATCTCGGCCTTGATGTGCTCGGGGAGGGATTTGATCGAGGCGACGCGCTGCTTTTCGCACTCGTCAAAGTTGCGCATGAGCACGTCGACGTTTTCTATCCACCAGTCCTCGGCGTGGTGCTCCGAGTAGAGCGCCTGCGCTGCGTTGGACATCATGCGCCGCCAAGAGATTTCGGATAGGAACCAGTACCAGCTCCTCTCGAAGTTTTCCGACATGGCGATGGAGCCGTCTAGCTGGGGGAGGTAGGCGGGGTACTCCATTTGTTCGATGCCGGTGGTCTGGAGTGGTATCTCGCTCAGGCATTCCCTATTCACATCTTGACATGTTAGCGGGCTTTGGTATCAAGCCGGCTGTGCCGAGTACATGTGAAGGAATCGCACATTGTTAGCCTGACTGTTGACCAGAAAAGCCTCTGCTCCAACATGCTTGCCCTCTGGGCCTCTGGTGTCTTGGCGACGGCGTCCCCTCGCCACGCCTTCCTCTGCAGGTGAACCTGAAGCCGGTGGCTTGCTTCCTGCACCAAGTTGAACGCCCTCAGTGGCCTAAAGGAGCACTTCTCAAACATGTTGGCCAGGTGCAGGCATTGAAGGTCCAGAATGTTCATTTGAAGAAAACCAAACCGCTTCTTGGCCTCAAAGTAGAATGCCGCTGCGCCTTGCAAGTCTTCTCTTTCCCGGTAATACGGAGCTGTGACGCTGCCggggggtggtggtggatgcCATCCAGCCCAGAGACAGGCGAGGGCGCATGCGATCAGCTAGAGTTTTGAACATGTTAGCTGGCTCAGGGTTCCTAATTGCTTCCTGTCGGCGCTAATGCCCACGCCTCCGCTTCCGACTCACCACCAAGCAAGTCTTCCCATCCCAACCCATCCCATTCTCGGCGACGTCCCTCGCATGCCTTCTCAGCTCCTCCTCATCCAGGATTGGGTTGCGTACATGGACCTCCATCAAAAACTTTTCCACCAGCGGCACAATCTCAACCTCGCTGATGTTGCGCCGTCGACTGTCCGGGTCCGACGGGCTCTGAAACTTTGGAAGCGGCGGTTGAGCTCTGTCCGTCTTTAGCAGAAAAACCTCGTCAAATTCCAGGTCTGAATCCAGCACAAACGACCGGATGGCTTGCTCCTCTGGGAGTAAGAGGTCCCGCAACGCCGGCCATCGGAGTATCGCCTCGCACGACGCCCACAAGAAATTGCCCTCGGCCAACTTGACTCGGCCCCGGCCGTCGCCAGGTCCGGGAGTGGTCGAATGCGTCGCGCCGGACGGGCTGCGgtggctgttgctgctgtttgcAGACGGGCTGTTGGCGCCGTCGAGGTCGGAGACGGAGGACCAGCGAATCTGGGGGTTCCGCGGCGGAGGCAgctgggctgctgctgccccaaTTGCCGTGGAGCCGAGAAGTAGACTCTTGAGCTCATCCAAGCGGGATATTATATCGGCAGTGCTGTCATCGCTAGCGGGCTGAGTGAGTCAGTCTGAAATTTTGTGATGGTTTTTTGTAGCATGTGGTCAGGATGTGATGACATCCAGGCAAAAACAAACCGTGCAAGTCACGTACTTGGTCTGCTGATGCCGCCTCTCCAGCTCCTCGGCATAGACGCATTCTTGGTTGTTTGCCCTGCAGAAGCCGCAACGCGGGCGCTCATTGTTGCAGCGCGCCTTGCGGTGGCGGCAGAAATTGCAGGCCGTGTTGTGCCTGCCGCGCCGCTTTTGGCTCTTGCTTGGCGGCGGCTGGCTTCCGGCCGcgctgccgtcgccgtcaCAGTCGTCTTCCAAGTTACTTGTGCTGGTGCCGCTGCCGGGTATATGCAGGGATCCCTGCGCCTCGCTGCTGCCTTTCTGCCGCTTCTTGGTGTAAggcggccgcggccgcgGTTGCGAATTGCCCGGGACGTGGGAAGTGGGTGGTACAGGTGCAGGTACAGGTGCAGGTACAGGTGCGGGAGGATTGGTGGGCTCCATTGCGGCGGAACACGAGTCAGGAAGACGCTTATTTGAACGAGGTTAGAATGTGTGGATcactcgaaaaaaaaaaaaaaaaaaaaaaaaacgccttgGTTGATCAAACCGGTTGCAAGGCGCAAAAGACATCGACAAAGCGGCGCGAAAGTGATGAAGACGGGGAAAGGCGGGGAGAAaatgagaaaacaaaagaacgcGTCCTTGGTAAATGGGTAGCCAAGCCCGCGGCATGTTGATCAGCCCCGGGTAGATCAAGTATGGCCCCCGCGATTGGTGAGCTGCGAGATTCTGCATCCAGACCAAATGGTGAAATGAAATTGGACCCCGCCCACGGCATGTGGGTGCTGAAGGTGGGTTTGATGTCGTGTCGACCAGACCATTGGACAGCCAAACAAGGAGCGATCAGTGAGAACATTGAATCGTAGAATTTAATAGTTTTACATGCTTGGTTGATTGATCGTCACCGGGGCTATTATGATGTTTGAGCTTGCAGGCGATAAAGTATCACCTTGCAGTAGGGACCACCGCCTCTGCGCACTGTCCGGTGAAGGACATGTAAGGTCATCGTTGCAAGCGCAAATAAATAAATGTACTGTACAGTGGAGTCGAGTCGATGGACCATACAACCAGTCAAAGCGGGGGAAAGAATAACCGGGACTGCAAACTTTTACGACAAATAGTTGCAGCATTCGGAAATAATAAATGACAGAAAACTGCAAAAGCACAAAGTTACTAACGGTGAGCATGGCTGTGTTATTGAACTGTAAATAAGTTGTTTGTGTAAATAGCTACGTGTTGTTGAAAATAGCGTGTTGGAGGGTCTTTTGTTTATTCGGTGACGCTCGCCGAATTTTGCAGGTCCGGTTATTTCGCCCCCCGATGGTAGAAAGCATCACTTCTCTGTCAAGGTGATTACAGTGGATATTTTATAAGGAGATACCTAACCATGCGGATAATTTTATCTACGACGACTTTAATTACTCGTTTGAGGGTTTCACACAACTGAACTGTGCAATAGATATTTTGTGGAGAATCTTGGCAAAAATCGATATTTATTCATGTTCACGGTCAGGCAAGGCACTCTTAGGGTGCAAAGTGGCTCCCCAAGTGTCAGGTCTCAGGCGACAGCTTGGCGGCAAGGCTGCAAACTAGACGTACTTCTACcaagtacccaatcctcGATGCCAACACCAATATTCGACTGCCAATGTAAACGCGTATTATGCCCATTGCCGCTTGGAAATCAAATTTCATCAATGACGAGCTTCTATCCTGCTACCGTAATCACGGTACAATGATTGATTGGTGATGATTGTCTAGAAGTTCCAAACCAGGGCTCAAAGTGACCGTACGGCTTTTGCCGAGTTTAAAGTGGAACACACAAGGAAGTAGGTCCCCAGTATTTTGGGATTTAGGGCACCTGACATCGGAGATATATGAGATGCCCAAAAGCCCCTGAACTGTTTCGCAACTCTCCACTGATACTGGTCCCATTTGTACCAAGTCCAGTCCAAAAGTAGACTAGATGTGATACCATGTATCCATTAGCCGATGGCTGTATGGCAATGGCTGACGGGTCCGAGTCCCTCCACCAGTTCAGTTATTTTCGGTTTCCCCCTGGCGGTCCTCTTTATCcgtcttttcttcttgtcctcATGGCCGGCCATCTGTGATCATTCGCTTCTTGAACGTATAATTTTAGGTTTGACACCTATTCTTCGCCAAGCACTAGCCAAGACTTAACCGTCCATCCACCGCGTCGGGAATACCCCTCCACATAATGTCGTTGAAGTCCATCCCGAACATGTCCCAAAGGGCTTACGAGAGCCTCGACCAAGAGGACCCCTTGAGCGGCCGCACCAAGGCCGACTACAGCCACGACGAGAAGGACGTCCCCTACTGGCCGAGGTTCCAAAACGATGGGTCTCTGACGCCTCGGACCGAAAAGTACCGCGCCCGGCTCGGCTCGTTTGCGCGGGTCGCCAACACGgtgctcctcgtcgtcatcgccgGTCTGCTGGCCGCCCTGCTGTGGCGCGATGGCAGGTCGCGGGCGTCGCTGCAGGTCGGAGGGGATTTCGGTGGTGCCGGGCCTCAATGTACGTCCTCCTGcctccccccttttttttctgtctcttCGTCTCATCTGTGGCTTTCGTCGCATCTGTGACAGTTGCAATGCTAGCATGCCGCTAACGTGTCGACCGAAAAAATCTTGGCGAACACGGTAGTCGGCACTAAAATCACCAAGTGGGACGCCGACGAAGCTTATGTTCCCAAGGACCCGAACGAgttcttttccaaaaagaCGATTGACCAATGGAACACCATGATGCCTGGTGAGTAGCGCCACTGCGTGGAAATAGATTTTCACTTTTTGGCGTCAGCCGACTAACAAAGGATTTGTctcggcagcgggtaacggttgGCGACAGGACGAAAACATAACCTTCTTCACGACCTCGATGACGCACCAGCTGCACTGCGTGGTTGGTCTCTCCTCGCTTTTGAGACCATCTCGTTGCCGAAGCCGAAACAAAAGGCCTCGATGGTTTGGAATAGGGCATGCTGACGCAAAAACCCAACTCGCCTCCAGTTCATGATGGCCAGGATATATGCAGCGCTGCAGCCCGGCGTCAACCGGACCCTCCCGGAGGATTACCAGTCTCACTACCTACACTGCATCGACTACCTTCGCCAGGCGATCATGTGTGCGGGCGACGTGGCCATGGAGCCGCACTCGCCgaccgacgccgacgacaaTGGGCCGGGGGACGGAAGCTGGGCGGGATATCATGGTGAGATATATCATCGAGTCCCGGGGTGCGCTCTTGTTGATGTGTTAGCCGTCGGGTGCTGACAAGCTTGAAACTTTGCAGTCTGCAAGGACTACAGCCAGGTGACGAACTATATCGAAGGTGAATAAACGATCCTTCCTCCAGTGAATTCGCATCATCTTCTGCCGGCCAGACGCTAACGATTGTTTGGTTTTTATCAGGCGAAATCAGAGATGGCGTCAGGACTGTGCTTCCCATCGACGACTAATGCAGGGCCTTGAGCATCTACAAGGTTTGAAGATGGACTTTTAATCTGTATGATGGATTTGTCAGACCTCGGGTAAATCAATtaaggttttctttttggcatGTTTGTTTCCGAAAGGTCCGTTCCCCTTTCGCTGATCTTCCATGAGCAACCAACCCCCATGTCAAGCGCAAACCAATCGGGCCCAGATTGTTCCCTTTGACGCCCATGTGCTGTTCtccagctttttttttcctacgcgcccagaaaaaaaaagacattgtGAAAATCTAGGTCGAggaataattttttttttttcttttttttttttttttttttttttgcccacaTGGCTAGCTACTTTGGATTCGGAAGAGTGCAGCCCAAACGAGTCAGCACCGATCATGTCGTGCCCCTCCACCACATTGACAACTCGGACGTGCTCCGAAGGTTGATAGTGGGCTGGACGGCTCGGTTTGACGACGTCCTGGACGCCAATGTCCTCTACCAGGCCCTGGAGGCCTTGATCAGGCGAGATGGGTGGCGCAAGATGGGAGGTCGGCTCAGGTTAAATGTGTGTAAGCCCAGCATCTACCTGGTCTGCACAATGTCGAATCGGTCTGGGAAGGGATTCGTAATTTGACcccggccttttttttttaaaaaaaattttTATATGTTTTTCTCTCTAGGCTGCTTTGCTCACCATCagttcggcaaaaaaaaaaaaaatagtccATGGGCAGATTGGAATCTCATATTCCGGCAGAGTTTACAAACTCTCGCCCCGCAGTGCGGTTTCTGCACACCGTCTTCGACCTGGCCATCGACGAACACCCTCTGGCGTGTAAACTGCCCAGGGCCACGGGCGAACATGCCTCGGCCCACCCGGGCACCTCGGAGCTGATCGAGCTCTTGTATCCGGACGACCATAGGCCGACCTGCCTCGAGGACTATGTCTGCACCGACGAGCCGCAGCTGCGGTTGTATGTGGTTTTGTTCAACGACGCCACCATCGTCTCCGTGACGGCGCCCCACGCCTCGGGCGACATCATGGCACACGCAGGTATCGTCAAGGGCTGGGTCGACATGCTGCACGGTCGAGCGCAGGAGGTGCAGCGCTTCGACGGGTTCAGGACGGATCCGCTGGCCGAGATGGTCAAGAGGGCAGACAGCTCTCAGGTCGCCGAGATGCTCGAGGGCAAGATCCTCAGAGGTGTGCGGCACGCCATGTACGTCATCTTTTACTTGTGGGACATGCTCTTTGGCCCCAGGATGCAGCACCGCACGCTCTTCTTCCCCGCTTCGACCGTGGTCAAGATGCGCGAGCAGGCCCTCGACCATCTCCACCAGCAAGGCGACGAGAAGCCCTTTGTCAGCAACGGCGACGTCCTCACCGCCTGGCTGTCAAAGATGGCCGCCGCCCCCATGGCGGCCAGGGCCCCGCGCAAGTCCCTGACCATCCTCAACGCCCTGGACCTCCGCGGACGGCTGTCGTCCACCCTGAACCCGGCGGCCATGTATGGGCAGAACCTGACCATGCACTGCTGCGCCTTTGTCACCCTTGGCGAGGCGGCCACGGCGCCGCTCGGCGTCGTCGCGCGGGCCGTTCGCCAGTCGATCGTGGAGCAGGGCGCCGAGAAGCAGCTCGAGGCGTTCACAAAGACCATGTGGGAGCTGGGCGGCGACCGGCCCGTCGCCACCGCCGTCGACGCGTATCTGTTTGCCTTTAGCAGCTGGGCAAAGGCCCGCTTCAATCACATCATGGACTTTTCGCCCGCCATTGTCAGCAAGGGGAACCGGGCGTCGGGGGCGACCGCGGACGGACAAGCGCCGGGGAAGCCGGTGTGGGTCCTCTCGACGACCATGGGGTTCACGCTCCTGGCTCGGTACTGGCTGAACATCACGGGCGAGGATTTGGCTGGCAACTACTGGGCCACTGTGGTCCTGCCTCGTCCGTCAATCGCCTCCATCGAAGAAGGTATGCGGCGTTTGTGATGGGTGGTTTGGCCGTGTCTGTTTTGTTATAGATGCTCGATGTATAtgcttctcttttctttttaaaCGGCTTCCAAAATTATATTATCCTCAGCCCCCCTTTTCGTGACTCGTCATGTTAGTCCCCAAAACCCCAGCGCCCAGTCCAGGGCTAGGGGTCTGGCGGCCTTCTGATCCCGAGTCCCTTGACCCGGAGTCACTCCTGTGTTCTGCGGCAGAAACCCAGTCGTCATCAGCTTCGTTGcccttgtcgtcgtcgtcgacatGCTCTCGTTGGTCCGCACTGTCGGGTGAATCCAGGCCCCTCTTCTCTCCCGCATTGCTAGCAGCGACCCCCTCGTCCCTGAACTTTTCGGGGTTGGTCTTGTGCAGGCAAATCTCCATCTCTCCGTCGGACACGTGGTCCAGCCACGTCGGGATGTTGACGGTCAGACCGCCAACCGTAGCAAGCGTCGGATCCGAGTCCTCGCTGGCGGCTCCTCCCAATCCACCAGCCACGGCCTGGTTCGCGGCTTCTTGGCTGGTCGTCGAGCTGTGGCTTGCCCTACGCTCGATGCTCCCCGGCTGGTGCCACATCTCGACGCCCTCCCGCGTGACGAACCTCCGCGCCGTCTCCTCGGCCAGATGGTCGTCCCGCAGCGGGTTCAGCTCCAGCCCGAGCTCCTCCATCGCCGACTCGGGCGTCAACGTCACTAGGGTcgtcccgccgccgcccgtcgGGGCCGACGACATGGTTCGGGTGCTGGTGGAAATGATCTTCCAGCAGGAGCGCAGACCCCACTGTTTCCTCTCCCGCCTCTCCCCTTGGGTTTGAGGCTGGTCGTTTTCCTCctcgtgctgctgctgctgctgctgctgtctcTCTTGTGCGCGACGCCACGGGCGCcgcggccgccgtcgccggtgCTGCTCTTCATCGGCCGCCTCCATGCCCCGCGACTCGGCACTGTCCCTGTACACGACGTCGTTGACCGTGTCGctccgccgccggcgccacTGGCCCGACCGGGCGTAGAACTGCGGCAGGCTGTagctgttgttgtttgcgGTGCTGTTGACGATGCGGCCGAGGCAGCCCATGCCGCGGATGAACTGGTTCAGCGCCGGCACGCAGCTGCAGATTATGATGCAGGCGATCTCGAGCTGGCAAAGGATGACGGCGAGGGCGGTTTCGTCTGTCGTTTTGGCGTTGTCGGGGTAGGTGGCAAATTCGGGCTTTTTAGTCTTGTTCCGTCTTGTGAATCGTTGTGGGGTGCACACGGGCTGGGTCGAGAAAGACTTACAGGTTGTGTCTTCTCGTATACGTAGGACCGCAAAGAGGCGCGCGATGGAGATGACACAGACACTGTGAACTCGTTAGCATCAGGGTCTTTTCGTCAAGAAAAGCCCAATcaggtttctttttttctcctgcgCTGGGTAAAAGACTTGCATGAGCCCCATGGATAGCATGGTGGTGATGCCAATCTTGCTGGCCGTCGAGGCTATTTGGAGTGACCATATTGTCGGGATTGGCTGAATGAAGAGTACGAGGTCGACGGCAAAGTTGAACGCAAACTACCAAGTCAACACAAATCATCAGTAAGCTAGCAATTTGAAACAAGCAAGCCACTTCAAcgaccgaaaaaaaaagaaagaaaaaacaaccCACGTCGCACAACCACATGGTCTCCAAGCTGTAGCAGTTCCCATCGATGGTGTCATCAAAGGCCTTGGCAAAAGGCTTGCactgcagcagcaccaccaagATCTCCTCGGTCGCTTGGCAGGCCAGGAACACGAGGATCGAAATATTCAACGGCCTGACCCAGCTCCCGCCCGTCGGTTGGAGGATCCTGAGGAACATGACGGC
Above is a genomic segment from Pyricularia oryzae 70-15 chromosome 7, whole genome shotgun sequence containing:
- a CDS encoding arylsulfatase → MSSPATKRPKFLIIVADDLGYSDTSPFGGEINTPNLARLVSDGNGRLLTNFHTASACSPTRSMLFSGTDNHIAGLGQMAENMRAHADLYRDKPGYEGYLNFRVAALSEVFQDAGYQTLMTGKWHLGLTRETSPHARGFERSHVFLSGCHNHYNFEPQLEDPAHGLGDVISQAKFWMEDDRFLDRTKDLPKDFYSSTFYGNKMAQYLRERAGSDRPFFAYLPFTAPHWPLQAPADLVAKYKGVYDDGPSALRARRLERLVELGIVKAGTEPAPMVGRKIRVWDELSAQEKAESAKKMEVYAAMVDGMDAAIGTVLDQLEADGELDNTFVLFMSDNGAEGAMLEALPMMGGGKSFAQILDTYYDNRLENMGNKDSYIWYGPEWACASMAPSRGFKTWITGGGIRCPCIVRYPGSGRGQAQSREKSQPTPTTDSFATVMDIFPTLCELAGVPLPEKTFRSREVVPVRGSSWVPHLSGATGSFHDEEQHITGWELFGQRAIRQGPWKAVWMTEPRGKEKWELYNVERDPGELHDAAESEPELLEKMIEHWETYLAETGLYDPGVTSAFTKL